The genomic DNA ACCGCTACCTGTTTGAACAATTCGCCGTGCGCGGCGAGCTGGTCACCGTATCCGAAACCTGGAAACAGATTCTGGAAAACCACAACTACCCGCTGCCGGTGAAAACCCTGTTGGGCGAACTGCTGGTTGCCACCAGCCTGCTGACTGCCACCCTGAAATTTGCCGGGGATATCACCGTGCAGTTGCAGGGTGATGGCCCTATGACCCTGGCGGTCATTAACGGAAATAACCAGCAGCAGATGCGCGGCGTGGCGCGCGTACAGGGCGATGTTCCTGAAAACGCGGACCTGAAAACGCTGGTGGGTAATGGCTATCTGGTCATCACCATCTCCCCGGAGGAAGGTGAGCGCTATCAGGGCGTGGTTGGCCTCGAAGGCGATACGCTGGCGGCCTGCCTGGAAGATTACTTCATGCGTTCTGAACAGCTGCCGACACGTCTGTTCATCCGCACCGGTGAAGTAGACGGTCAGCCTGCTGCTGGCGGTATGCTGCTGCAGGTTCTGCCTGCGCAGGACGCGCAGACCAACGACTTCGAGCACCTCGCGACTCTGACGGAAACCGTCAAAGCAGAAGAGCTGTTCACCCTGTCGGCGACCGATGTCCTGTGGCGTCTTTATCACGAAGAAGAAGTGACGGTTTACGACCCACAGTCGGTGGAATTTAAGTGCACCTGTTCACGTGAACGCTGCGCTGGCGCGCTGAAGACCCTGCCGGATGAAGAGATCGACAGCATCATGGCGGAAGACGGCGAAATCGATATGCACTGTGACTACTGCGGTACGCACTACGTGTTCAATTCGATGGATATTGCTGAGATCCGCAACAACGCCTCCCCGGCGGATCCTCAGGTCCACTAAGCAAAGCCTGCCCTCACCTTGCCCTCTCCCTTTTGCGAGAGGGTAAGGTGCAAAAAAGCCCTCTCTGGCTGAATCGTTTTTAACACTGTAACTCTTACGTAATTTTCTTACGTGTATGCGATTACATTCACATT from Enterobacter ludwigii includes the following:
- the hslO gene encoding Hsp33 family molecular chaperone HslO, whose translation is MAQHDQLHRYLFEQFAVRGELVTVSETWKQILENHNYPLPVKTLLGELLVATSLLTATLKFAGDITVQLQGDGPMTLAVINGNNQQQMRGVARVQGDVPENADLKTLVGNGYLVITISPEEGERYQGVVGLEGDTLAACLEDYFMRSEQLPTRLFIRTGEVDGQPAAGGMLLQVLPAQDAQTNDFEHLATLTETVKAEELFTLSATDVLWRLYHEEEVTVYDPQSVEFKCTCSRERCAGALKTLPDEEIDSIMAEDGEIDMHCDYCGTHYVFNSMDIAEIRNNASPADPQVH